One genomic window of Chelonia mydas isolate rCheMyd1 chromosome 27, rCheMyd1.pri.v2, whole genome shotgun sequence includes the following:
- the LOC102931919 gene encoding keratin, type I cytoskeletal 12 has product MALSVRTGRGSRQFSSRSALSGGSVRISSSSGGGGFGGGSGGGFGVASLLSSSSGFGGGFGSSFGGGLGGGFGGSFGGGLGGGFGSGSGAGFGGGFGAGSGGDGGLLSGTEKETMQNLNDRLAAYLNKVHSLEESNTDLEHKIREWYEKNGPGAGGPGAGHDYSKYYPIIEDLRNKIINATIDNARIVLQIDNARLAADDFRLKYENEAALHQSVEADINGLRRVLDELTLTRADLEMQIESLNEELAYLKKNHEEELQGFQGNATGQVSVEMDAAPGIDLTKLLNDMRGQYEVIAEQNRKEAEAWFNEKSLELKREISTNTEQLQSGKSEITDLRRILQGLEIEVQSQLAMKKSLEDTLAETEASYCAQLSQMQLQIGNLESQLFQVRADMERQNAEYQQLLDIKTRLEMEIETYRRLLDGEFGSEFAGGQGGSFESSSLTGSKSQTQSLDSSNDPTKTRKIKTIIEEVVDGKVVSSHVKEVEEKM; this is encoded by the exons ATGGCTCTTTCTGTGCGTACAGGGAGAGGATCTCGGCAATTTTCGTCCCGGAGTGCTCTTAGTGGGGGATCTGTAAGAATATCTAGTTCCAGTGGTGGAGGAGGCTTTGGTGGGGGATCTGGTGGAGGCTTTGGTGTTGCTTCTCTGCTTAGCTCTAGTTCTGGCTTTGGTGGAGGTTTTGGTAGTAGCTTTGGGGGAGGCTTGGGTGGTGGCTTTGGAGGTAGCTTTGGTGGAGGTTTAGGAGGTGGCTTTGGTAGTGGCTCAGGCGCTGGTTTTGGAGGTGGCTTTGGTGCTGgcagtggtggtgatggtggcctTCTCTCTGGCACGGAAAAGGAAACTATGCAGAACCTGAATGACCGTCTGGCTGCCTACTTAAACAAAGTACATTCTCTGGAGGAGAGTAATACTGACCTGGAGCATAAAATCCGTGAATGGTATGAGAAAAATGGTCCTGGTGCTGGTGGCCCTGGAGCTGGCCATGATTATAGTAAATATTACCCAATAATTGAAGACCTTAGGAATaag ATAATTAATGCCACTATTGATAATGCCAGGATCGTTTTGCAGATTGATAATGCCAGACTGGCTGCTGATGACTTCAGACTGAA atatgagaATGAAGCAGCTCTTCACCAGAGTGTGGAGGCTGATATCAATGGTCTGCGTAGAGTTCTGGATGAGCTGACTTTGACCAGAGCTGATCTAGAGATGCAGATAGAAAGCCTGAATGAGGAGCTGGCTTACCTCAAGAAGAACCATGAGGAG GAACTTCAAGGTTTCCAAGGTAATGCCACTGGCCAAGTCAGTGTTGAAATGGATGCTGCTCCAGGAATTGATCTGACCAAGCTTCTGAATGATATGAGAGGACAGTATGAAGTCATTGCTGAACAGAACCGTAAAGAGGCTGAAGCATGGTTCAATGAAAAA AGCCTGGAACTGAAAAGGGAAATATCCACCAACACTGAACAGCTTCAATCAGGAAAAAGTGAAATCACAGATCTAAGACGCATTCTTCAGGGCTTGGAAATTGAAGTACAGTCTCAACTTGCCATG AAAAAATCCCTTGAAGACACATTGGCAGAAACAGAAGCAAGTTACTGTGCTCAACTCTCACAAATGCAGCTTCAGATTGGGAATCTGGAGTCCCAGCTTTTCCAGGTCAGGGCTGATATGGAGCGCCAGAATGCAGAGTATCAACAACTCCTGGACATCAAGACCCGGCTGGAAATGGAGATCGAGACCTACCGTCGCCTGCTAGATGGGGAATTTGG AAGTGAATTTGCTGGGGGACAAGGAGGTTCATTTGAAAGTTCATCCTTGACAGGTTCCAAATCACAAACACAATCACTGGATTCTTCTAATG ATCCAACCAAAACCAGAAAGATCAAAACAATTATTGAGGAGGTGGTGGATGGTAAAGTTGTCTCATCCCATGTAAAGGAAGTTGAAGAGAAGATGTAA